The Oscillospiraceae bacterium genome has a window encoding:
- the mreD gene encoding rod shape-determining protein MreD codes for MEREFSTRTALFKWLWYCGLGFLFFLIQSAGFFPPIFGTRPNFLLVWALLAAICEGPYKGAYFGLGCGIFFDIIHMGTAGYFPLVMMILCFFIGVLIRTVMRNNLVTALLLVSSAIVLIKFFEWLLFVWLAGIDRTTFSLVTRTLPSILYTAAFIVPLYWLVIWIKTRYDRLSD; via the coding sequence GTGGAACGGGAATTTTCAACGCGAACCGCGTTGTTTAAGTGGCTTTGGTACTGCGGGCTCGGGTTTTTATTCTTTTTGATTCAAAGCGCGGGGTTTTTTCCGCCCATCTTCGGGACGAGACCGAATTTTCTGCTCGTTTGGGCGCTGCTTGCCGCCATCTGCGAGGGGCCTTATAAAGGCGCGTATTTCGGGTTGGGGTGCGGTATCTTTTTTGATATCATCCACATGGGAACGGCGGGATATTTTCCGCTCGTGATGATGATTCTCTGCTTCTTCATCGGTGTTTTGATCCGTACCGTGATGCGCAACAACCTTGTGACCGCACTGTTGCTGGTGTCCTCGGCAATCGTATTAATTAAATTTTTTGAGTGGCTGCTGTTTGTGTGGCTCGCCGGTATCGACAGGACGACTTTTTCGCTTGTCACGCGTACCCTGCCCTCGATTTTGTATACCGCCGCATTTATCGTGCCGCTTTATTGGCTGGTTATTTGGATAAAAACTCGTTATGACCGTCTGAGTGATTAA
- the prfB gene encoding peptide chain release factor 2: MLQYEEILLFMRDKKPELNEYLEAVRYEKLKAELADLEQETHDEKYWSDVAGLQVLMKKIGAIRAKITICEKLKTDYDDCVALAQICNETEDLSMLDEVKEAVEAFEKQLDEKKLTLLLSGKYDDCNAIVTFHPGAGGTESNDWAQMLYRMYTRWTERSGYKYQILDYQDGDEAGIKSASILITGENVYGYLKSESGVHRLVRCSPFDASGRRHTSFAAVEVTPEIDDNIDIQIRDEDLRVDTYRSSGAGGQHVNKTSSAIRITHLPTGVVVACQNERSQHQNRETAMKMLRSKLADIAEKQHLENINDIKGVQKEIAWGSQIRSYVFMPYTLVKDHRTDYEMGNINAVMDGDLDGFITAYLKMKVNQD, from the coding sequence ATGCTGCAATATGAGGAAATACTGTTATTTATGCGGGACAAGAAACCCGAACTGAACGAATACCTTGAGGCGGTCCGTTATGAAAAACTCAAAGCGGAGCTTGCCGACTTGGAACAGGAGACCCACGACGAGAAATACTGGAGCGACGTGGCCGGATTACAGGTGCTGATGAAAAAAATCGGCGCGATTAGAGCTAAAATCACCATCTGCGAAAAGCTGAAAACCGACTATGACGACTGCGTGGCGCTGGCACAGATCTGCAACGAGACTGAGGACCTCTCCATGCTCGATGAGGTCAAGGAAGCCGTTGAGGCGTTCGAAAAACAGTTGGATGAGAAAAAGCTGACGCTGCTGCTGTCGGGCAAATACGACGACTGCAATGCCATTGTGACCTTTCACCCCGGTGCCGGCGGCACCGAGTCCAACGACTGGGCACAGATGCTGTACCGTATGTATACCCGTTGGACAGAGCGCAGCGGGTATAAATATCAAATTCTCGATTATCAGGACGGCGACGAGGCCGGCATCAAGAGCGCTTCGATTTTAATTACCGGCGAGAATGTCTACGGCTATTTGAAATCCGAATCCGGCGTTCACCGGCTGGTGCGCTGCTCGCCGTTCGACGCCTCCGGCAGAAGACATACCTCTTTTGCGGCGGTTGAGGTTACGCCGGAAATCGACGACAACATCGACATACAGATTCGGGACGAGGATTTGAGAGTGGATACGTACAGAAGCAGCGGCGCAGGCGGACAGCACGTCAACAAGACCTCGTCGGCGATCCGTATCACGCACCTTCCGACCGGCGTCGTCGTCGCCTGCCAAAATGAGCGCAGTCAGCATCAAAACCGTGAAACCGCTATGAAAATGCTGCGTTCCAAACTGGCTGACATCGCCGAAAAACAACACCTCGAGAACATCAACGACATCAAGGGGGTGCAGAAGGAGATTGCCTGGGGCAGCCAGATCCGTTCCTATGTCTTTATGCCCTATACGCTGGTCAAGGATCACCGCACCGATTACGAAATGGGCAACATCAACGCGGTGATGGACGGCGACCTCGACGGCTTTATCACCGCTTATCTGAAAATGAAGGTCAATCAGGATTAA
- a CDS encoding rod shape-determining protein — MFTKDIGIDLGTANTLVHVKGKGIVLREPSVIALDVRTDEVKAVGTAAKEMIGRTPGSIEAIRPLKGGVIADFDVTASMLQHFIRAVSGSGFWSRPRVMVCVPSGVTEVEWRSVHEATLKAGAKEAKVIEEPMAAAIGAGLPIDEPIGSMVVDIGGGTTEVAVISLNGIVTAKSVRVAGDAFDDAIVSYIKKKYNLLIGERTAEDIKIKIGSAFPVEESGSLDIKGRNLLDGLPKNITITAVEVREALADPLAAVLETIRSTLEVTPPELASDIIDSGMMLTGGGALLRGIDKFINVDTGIPVHIAERPLDCVAEGTGKALEYYEHLSDARSSRMR; from the coding sequence ATGTTTACAAAGGACATCGGCATCGACCTGGGCACTGCCAACACGCTGGTACACGTCAAGGGCAAGGGCATTGTGCTGCGTGAACCGTCGGTCATCGCGCTTGATGTGCGCACCGACGAGGTCAAAGCGGTCGGTACCGCGGCAAAAGAGATGATCGGCCGGACCCCCGGTTCCATAGAGGCGATTCGCCCGCTCAAAGGCGGCGTTATCGCCGATTTCGACGTCACAGCGAGCATGCTGCAGCATTTTATCCGCGCCGTCTCGGGCAGCGGATTCTGGAGCCGTCCGCGCGTGATGGTCTGCGTGCCCTCCGGCGTTACCGAAGTCGAGTGGCGCAGCGTGCATGAGGCCACCCTGAAAGCCGGAGCCAAAGAGGCCAAGGTGATTGAGGAGCCGATGGCGGCCGCAATCGGTGCGGGTCTGCCCATCGATGAGCCGATCGGCAGCATGGTCGTCGATATCGGCGGCGGCACGACAGAGGTTGCCGTGATCTCCCTGAACGGCATTGTCACCGCAAAATCGGTCCGCGTAGCCGGAGACGCTTTTGACGACGCCATTGTATCGTATATCAAGAAAAAGTATAATCTGCTGATCGGTGAACGCACCGCAGAGGACATCAAGATCAAGATCGGTTCGGCGTTTCCGGTTGAGGAGAGCGGCAGTTTGGACATCAAGGGCCGAAATCTGCTCGACGGATTGCCCAAGAATATTACGATTACCGCAGTCGAAGTACGTGAGGCGCTGGCCGACCCGCTGGCCGCCGTGCTTGAGACCATCCGCTCCACGCTGGAAGTCACTCCCCCCGAACTGGCCTCGGACATCATCGACAGCGGCATGATGCTGACCGGCGGCGGTGCGCTGCTGCGCGGCATTGATAAGTTTATCAACGTTGATACCGGTATCCCCGTGCATATCGCCGAGCGTCCGCTCGACTGCGTGGCCGAGGGCACCGGCAAGGCGCTGGAATATTACGAACATCTGTCCGATGCCCGCAGTTCGCGGATGCGCTAG
- the mreC gene encoding rod shape-determining protein MreC: MKEFFKGRAFKILVAIVVVLTGLLIGNAASGRNLSLPSDWLGNLTAPFQDFASAVKGGFSGLGVYFSDKTATEAENEALKAQVAQLQQQLADYEELQRENEQLKEIVGITEQRQDLKMIGATVISGDGGEYYGSFTINKGSRDGIQEKDAVVTTAGVVGFVSEVSYNHCTVTTLLSPDCNVGGYDIVSGDFGVLTGDSTLAAQGLFKLAYLPKGSLIAVGNIVVTSGLGGIYPQGFVAGVVQRVVADDQGLAMDAVLTPSADFSNLKEVLVVIDFDPEGTVTDSSVTSENTSSGTASR, translated from the coding sequence ATGAAGGAGTTTTTTAAGGGAAGAGCATTTAAAATTCTGGTTGCGATCGTTGTGGTGCTGACCGGTCTTTTGATCGGCAACGCCGCAAGCGGTCGCAATCTCTCTTTGCCCTCCGACTGGCTCGGTAATCTGACCGCACCGTTCCAGGATTTTGCCTCGGCGGTTAAAGGCGGTTTCTCCGGACTCGGCGTCTATTTTTCCGATAAAACGGCCACCGAGGCCGAAAACGAAGCGCTTAAGGCGCAGGTCGCCCAATTACAGCAGCAATTGGCCGACTATGAGGAATTGCAGCGGGAGAACGAACAGCTCAAAGAGATTGTCGGCATCACCGAACAGCGGCAGGATCTGAAAATGATCGGTGCGACTGTGATCAGCGGCGACGGCGGTGAATATTACGGATCCTTCACCATCAATAAAGGCAGCCGGGACGGCATTCAGGAAAAGGATGCGGTGGTCACGACGGCCGGAGTTGTCGGATTTGTCAGCGAGGTATCGTATAATCACTGTACAGTCACGACCCTGCTCTCCCCCGACTGCAACGTCGGCGGATACGATATCGTCTCGGGCGATTTCGGTGTTTTGACCGGTGACAGTACATTGGCCGCACAGGGGCTGTTCAAGCTCGCTTACTTACCGAAGGGCAGCTTAATTGCGGTCGGGAATATTGTGGTGACCTCGGGACTGGGCGGCATCTATCCGCAGGGATTTGTCGCAGGGGTCGTACAGCGGGTTGTGGCCGACGATCAGGGACTGGCCATGGACGCGGTGCTGACGCCGTCAGCGGATTTTTCGAATCTGAAAGAGGTGCTGGTCGTGATCGACTTTGATCCGGAAGGTACGGTTACCGACTCCTCGGTGACTTCCGAAAACACTTCCTCCGGCACAGCTTCGAGGTGA